The Lolium perenne isolate Kyuss_39 chromosome 6, Kyuss_2.0, whole genome shotgun sequence genome segment ATAAAACGTGTCGTTTGGTTGATTGAAGTCGTCCACATTGTTGCATGAACCGAGTTTTAAAGCACCTCCGGGACAGGTCCTGGAGGAACGGCTGAAATGGCAGTTTTTGTGGAGCCTCGCCCGTTGTCGTGAGAGAGCTGCACGCGTGGGAAAGAAAGACGGAAACGCCGCGTCCCTTCGGGGAAACGCGGTATAACTAGCCTCAACGCCCCCCTCTCCTTCGTCTCACTCACCTCTTCACTCTCACCGCCTCAAACTGTCACATCAGCAAGGCGGCTCCTCTACCGCCTACAAATCTGCCGCACCGCTGCAAGGAGGAGCAGCGGGACCGGAGGAGGAGATAATGGCAAGAACCACCGCGACCTCGGCCGCAACCTGCAATGTGCTCTTCACCGGCATCTCGAGTTCGGGCACGAACTTGACCTCGACCTGACCAATGGCGGTAAGCTCCTCTTCCTCTTACCTTCGTCGTCGTTGTGCGAGAACAGGCCATGCTTCACCATTTGCGACAACATGCAGATTAGATCTGCTAGGGTTTCTATTAGGATTGGGTTTGGGTAGACGATTGCTTGGTGTTCGTCGCAATTTCTTGTTGTTCGTGTCGATTGCTTGGTGTTCACGGTCGTATATGAGCTATTTCAAAAAGCGGATGGATCACATGGAAGCCATTTCGGCCATTGTCGTCGCGTTTCAGTCCATTTCCCTCAACGGTGTTGCACGGGAGCTATTTGCCCCCGAGCTCAAGCCGTTGTGCCACGAGCTCAACCCGCGACAAGGTATGGCGCGGCGGAGGAAGGGGAACGGTGTCGGAAGGAAGCGGCGGAGTGGCGAACCGGAACTGCAAAATATGTTTTACTGTCTTTTCATCTTCACACAAAACACGCTTCGTAATTTCCATGCCAATTGCGTGGGAGAATATAGATGTGTTTGAAGATACGGGAGAAAATGACAAAAAACCACGACAATTGGGGCGGCGGTGTCACATGACCACGGACTGGAGGCTAAGCGACGCATAACCACAAACTCAGGGGCCGGTGCTCGACACAAAGCACTGATTCCACATTTTGCTGGGTTTAATCAGGTTTATGATAGATGGGGCCTGCTGTCAGGTGCCAGGTGGCGATGTCttcaaaaaatatttatttttgtgTATCTATCTACCTCTCTATGCTCATTTGTGTTGACCAGTCCAGAGCCGCCGGAGCCTTTGTGCCGCCGCCACGAGCCACCGCTACTCCGGCCATGGAGCGGCCCTGGCGAGATCTGCCCGGGGGAGACCGGCACGGGCGACGACGGCTAGGTAATCCGGTGacgcaggccgccgccgccgccaccctgcagcgagcgccgccgctcctcccgCCCCCGCTCGCTGCGCGCCGCACGCGGTGGCGCCGCCGCACCCTCCCACCTGCTCTGTGCGCCGCACgcaccggccgccgccgccctcccgccCCCGCTGCTCGCTGCCGCACgcaaggccgccgccgccgcccctcccgccccactctgctccgccgccctcccTCTGTCCTCCCCAACCTCTCGTCCCGACCGACGGCGCGGGTGGTGCACGGCCCGGCGGTGGTGCGGCCCGGCTGAGCTGGGTCCCTTTCCTCGGCGGCGAGCGGGGTATGGAGCGGCGCTCGTCTCGCGAGCGAGGGGGCGGCGCGGCTATCGTCCCGGGCCGAGACCGTGGTCTCCGGCGAGGGCGAGCAACGGCCCCGTGGTCTCCCGCGAGGCGAGGGCAGGCAGGAGTCATCGACCCCATGGTCTCCGGCTAGGCGATGCGGCTAGGCGCTGCGGCGGGCACGCCCATGGCACGGCGGCGGCCAGCGGGGAGGAGGCTAGGCGTAGGTGCGGGAGGAACCTGCcggttcctttttcttttagatttgcatttttctttttttaattttatttatttcacAACCTATCAGAAACGATGGGGAAAACATCGCCACCTGGCACCTGACAGCGGGCCCATCTATCAGAAACTTGATTAAACCTAGCAAACCATGTAATCAGTGCTTTCTGTCGAGCATCCGCCCCTGAGTTGGTGGTTATGTGTCGCCTAGCCTCCAGTCCGTGGTCATGTGACACCGCCGCCCCAATTGTCGTGGTTTTTTGTCATTTTCTCAAGATACGGCCATATCCTCGTGATTTCATTGCTCTCACATATACTCACGGAGCTACAGGAGTGGTGAGAAAACGACAGCGATGGTGCCGCACCGACGCGCACCATGATAGCGTCGCCATTTTTAACTCTTCTTCTCGGGGCGGAAAAGGATAGAGTGCTCACTCGCTCCATCGTGTCCTGCGCCTCCCAGCTCGCTCGCCGTCGCCATCTCTGTAGCAGCTCGCCGGCTCGCCGCCTCGGAGCGGGACGGAGATGGAGGGCGCCGTGCTCTGCGCCGCCAACCACGCGCCCCTCACGCCCATCTCCTTCCTCGAGCGGTCCGCGCTCGTGTACCCCGACCGCCCCGCCGTCGTGTCCGCCGCCGGCGACGCGCCGCCCCGGACGTGGAGGGAGACCCGGGACCGCTGCCTCCGCctcgccgccgccctcgccggcCTCGGCGTCCAGCGCCGCGACGTGGTAAGAATCAATACTGACACCACCACTCCACTCTGAATTCCACCACTCTATTTAGTGCCCACTCGATCCAGTCCTCTCCCCGTACTATCACTCCAAATTCCGCTCCGAAATTCCCATCGTATGTTTTTCTTGTGCAAAATTCGGTTACTGTCGCTCTCGCCACAAACAAACTTGTCCTGAATCGATTTTGCTTCGCGGGCGTCGCTGAGAATCGAGTGATTTTGACTGATTTGTTCTGAACTGTGTGCAGGTGGCCGTGTTCGCCCAGAACATCCCGGCGATGTGCGAGCTGCACTTCGCGGTGCCGATGACCGGCGCCGTCCTCTGCGCGCTCAACTCGCGCCTGGACGCCGCCATGGCGTCCGTCCTGCTGCTGCACTCGGAGGCCAAGGTCATCTTCGTCGACGCCGCGCTGCTCGGCGTCGcgcaggaagccctccgcctcgtGTCCGCTGCCGGCGCCAGGGCCCCCGTGGCCGTCCTCATCACGGAGCTCCTGGACGACGACGCCGACTCGTCACCACCGCCACAATCTCATCCCCGGACTTGTACATACAACACATGACAAGTAGGTGAGCAAGAACTTAATTCTCAAAAGACTATACATGTCACTAGTGCTAATTGACTATATGCAGCAAATAGCTTAGCAGACCCTACACTTCCACGCATCATATATACACGGAAGAAATGAGGATAAAAAATTACCAAGTGACTCTATCATCTTATCACACTCATCAAGAATGAAATGCTTCACATTCTTCAAAGAAAAGTCCTTCTCTCTAGCTAGAGCTAGAATCCTTCCACAGTGACAGCAGCAAATAAATCCTTATGGCTTCTTTATGTGAACACCTCCATAGAATAGAGCAACATTCAATGCGGAACACAAAATCAATGAGAAAATCAAGAAAAGGGAGAAACAGAACTGCAACAAACCCAGTTTTACAAACCTGGTAAGCCAGCTGTCTCATGTGGCAGTGTGGCATAATACAACAAACAGACTTCCCCATCCGTGACTTTGCTTGGCACATGACATCCCTCCAACGGGAAATGTCCGAAGAAAGTATACCTACATATCAGCAACACGAGAACTTCATTACGACACACATATCATAATGCTTGCCAAAGGTAAAGCTGAGAAAGCAACAAACCATATGAAAAAAATTAATTTTGGATCTTTTTTGTCATATTAACTATCACACCAGGGCGGAACTAATTAAACAAACATCATTATACAACGCCATTATACAACGCCACCATGGTAGATACAATATTTTGTACAGGAAGGTTACACAAATGCAAGAAAGAGCACGCACGTGGCATCTAAAAAA includes the following:
- the LOC139829983 gene encoding butanoate--CoA ligase AAE1-like, producing the protein MEGAVLCAANHAPLTPISFLERSALVYPDRPAVVSAAGDAPPRTWRETRDRCLRLAAALAGLGVQRRDVVAVFAQNIPAMCELHFAVPMTGAVLCALNSRLDAAMASVLLLHSEAKVIFVDAALLGVAQEALRLVSAAGARAPVAVLITELLDDDADSSPPPQSHPRTCTYNT